The following proteins are co-located in the Dyadobacter chenwenxiniae genome:
- a CDS encoding ABC transporter permease, whose translation MLRHNFLVIYRSFKRFKSTFFINLAGLSAGLACTLLIFLWVSDELKIDKFHANDAQLFQVLENRIQAHGTITSPTTSAPMARSLAAEMPEVEYAISSKNIETTLSVKDIDIKAKGKYVSEPFFKLFSYELIEGSEDQVLADKNAIVISENLARKLFHTTENLIGKAIELRHEKQYTISGIFKDVPEQSSEQFDFLTSFEVYLDFRGENANWFNTDPQTFVLLKKGTNVAAFNAKIIDFVKTKSNGDNKHRTVFLTPYSECYLYGRYDGGVRAGGRIEYVRLFSIIAIFILGIACINFMNLSTAKASGRLKEVGVKKAIGASRKALIFQYYLESVFMTMLALTAALLIVWIALPQFNEITDKKLNLNLGPDVILSLLAITLFTGLVSGSYPALYLSGFNPVAVLKGKLMTSFGEIVVRKGLVIFQFALSVILIVSVLVVYKQIEFVQSQNLGYNKDNILYFEQDGKLEDAKNAELFVSEMKKIPGIESASTMGHDLTGHNSGTSGVEWAGKDSENRTEFENISVNYDMMETLRMQMVEGRTFEKSFGADSSKIIFNETAIKFMGMKDPIGKTVKLWGEEMQIIGVVKDFHYESLHEKLKPVFIRLSPQSTYTFMAKVKAGKEQEVIAQLTQLHTKLNPGFTMEYRFLDEEYRRQYVSEQRVSVLSRYFAILAILISCLGLFGLAAFTAERRLKEIGIRKVLGSGVFSIVYLLSGDFTKSVAIGIAIALPVSYYMASSWLETFAFSIDLKLWYFALAGIVALLIAWLTVGSQAIKAANVNPLQCLKSE comes from the coding sequence ATGTTAAGACACAACTTTCTGGTCATTTACCGCAGTTTCAAACGGTTCAAAAGCACTTTCTTCATCAATCTGGCGGGGTTATCCGCTGGATTGGCGTGTACGCTGCTGATATTCTTATGGGTTTCGGACGAGCTGAAAATCGATAAATTCCATGCAAATGATGCGCAACTTTTCCAGGTTTTGGAAAATCGCATACAGGCTCACGGGACCATCACTTCGCCTACTACATCCGCGCCCATGGCCAGATCGCTGGCCGCTGAAATGCCCGAGGTGGAATATGCAATTTCCTCAAAGAACATTGAAACCACATTGTCTGTCAAAGACATTGATATCAAGGCGAAGGGCAAATATGTGAGCGAACCCTTCTTCAAACTTTTTTCTTACGAACTGATCGAGGGGTCCGAAGACCAGGTGCTGGCCGACAAAAACGCCATCGTTATTTCTGAAAATCTGGCGAGGAAACTGTTCCATACGACCGAAAACCTCATTGGAAAAGCCATAGAATTGCGGCACGAAAAGCAATATACGATCTCCGGCATTTTTAAAGATGTGCCGGAGCAGTCATCTGAACAGTTTGATTTCCTGACGTCTTTTGAGGTTTATCTTGACTTTCGGGGCGAGAATGCAAACTGGTTTAACACCGATCCGCAGACATTTGTCCTGCTTAAAAAAGGCACCAACGTGGCAGCATTCAATGCTAAGATCATTGATTTTGTAAAGACCAAAAGCAATGGCGATAACAAGCACCGCACCGTTTTCCTTACGCCCTACTCCGAGTGTTACCTGTATGGGCGCTACGACGGTGGTGTGCGTGCAGGCGGCCGCATTGAGTATGTACGGTTGTTCTCGATCATCGCCATTTTTATACTGGGCATTGCGTGCATCAATTTCATGAACTTGTCGACAGCAAAAGCATCCGGCAGATTAAAGGAAGTAGGCGTAAAAAAGGCGATTGGAGCGAGCAGAAAAGCACTGATCTTCCAGTATTATCTCGAATCTGTGTTTATGACGATGCTTGCACTAACTGCCGCGCTGTTGATTGTCTGGATTGCATTGCCGCAGTTTAATGAGATCACCGATAAAAAACTCAATCTTAATCTAGGTCCGGATGTCATCTTGTCACTCTTGGCAATAACCCTCTTTACAGGTCTTGTTTCGGGAAGTTATCCCGCGCTTTATTTGTCCGGATTCAATCCCGTTGCGGTTTTGAAAGGTAAGCTGATGACTTCTTTCGGCGAAATAGTGGTCAGGAAAGGCCTTGTCATTTTTCAGTTTGCATTGTCGGTGATCCTCATCGTCTCGGTGCTGGTGGTTTACAAACAAATTGAATTTGTCCAGTCGCAAAATCTGGGCTATAACAAAGACAACATTCTTTACTTTGAACAGGACGGCAAGCTGGAAGATGCGAAGAATGCCGAATTGTTTGTTTCTGAAATGAAGAAGATCCCGGGAATCGAAAGCGCTTCTACGATGGGTCACGATTTGACTGGGCACAATTCCGGCACTTCGGGCGTTGAATGGGCTGGTAAAGATTCCGAAAACAGGACTGAATTTGAGAACATTAGCGTCAACTACGACATGATGGAGACCCTGCGCATGCAAATGGTGGAAGGCCGGACGTTTGAAAAGTCTTTTGGCGCCGACAGTTCAAAGATTATCTTCAACGAAACAGCCATTAAATTCATGGGAATGAAAGATCCGATTGGCAAAACGGTAAAGCTTTGGGGCGAAGAAATGCAGATCATCGGCGTTGTCAAAGATTTCCATTACGAATCCCTGCACGAAAAGCTCAAACCTGTTTTCATCCGGTTAAGCCCGCAATCCACCTATACTTTCATGGCGAAGGTCAAGGCTGGGAAAGAGCAGGAAGTTATTGCGCAACTCACGCAGCTGCACACGAAACTGAACCCTGGGTTTACGATGGAATACCGATTTTTAGACGAAGAATACAGACGCCAATATGTCTCAGAACAACGCGTTTCGGTTTTATCAAGATACTTTGCCATACTCGCCATCCTGATCTCTTGTCTTGGACTATTCGGCCTTGCCGCGTTCACAGCGGAACGGCGGCTCAAAGAGATTGGAATTCGTAAAGTGCTGGGTTCCGGCGTATTCAGCATTGTTTATTTGTTATCCGGCGATTTTACCAAGTCCGTCGCCATAGGAATCGCTATCGCACTTCCAGTGAGTTATTATATGGCTAGCAGCTGGCTCGAGACTTTTGCATTCAGCATTGATCTGAAATTGTGGTATTTTGCGCTCGCGGGGATCGTTGCGCTGCTTATTGCTTGGCTTACAGTGGGTTCCCAGGCAATAAAAGCCGCGAATGTAAACCCTTTGCAATGTTTAAAAAGCGAATAA
- a CDS encoding RNA polymerase sigma factor, producing MLRVKAGDLDKMGLLFERYNRPLFAFFYHMTHKRDVSEDLVQNVFYRMLKYKHTFTGEGEFRTWMYHLARNILNDSVKQNKSFDHYDVHEMADKLSGGTLADEGFEKKENADFLHKAMAGLSDDYREVLVLSRFQEMKYDEIAKVLNINEGTVKVRVHRALGELKKMFFTNERR from the coding sequence ATGCTGAGGGTTAAAGCCGGAGATCTGGATAAGATGGGCCTGCTCTTCGAACGGTACAACCGCCCTTTGTTTGCGTTCTTCTATCATATGACGCACAAAAGGGATGTGAGTGAGGATCTGGTGCAGAATGTATTTTACAGAATGCTTAAATACAAGCATACGTTTACAGGCGAGGGTGAATTTCGAACGTGGATGTATCATTTGGCAAGAAATATCCTCAATGATTCCGTCAAACAAAACAAGTCCTTTGACCATTACGACGTGCATGAAATGGCCGATAAGCTCAGCGGAGGAACGTTGGCCGATGAAGGATTTGAGAAAAAAGAAAATGCCGATTTCCTGCATAAAGCCATGGCCGGACTAAGCGACGATTACCGCGAAGTGCTTGTATTAAGCCGGTTTCAGGAAATGAAATACGATGAGATTGCAAAGGTTTTAAACATCAATGAGGGGACAGTGAAAGTGCGGGTCCACAGGGCATTGGGAGAGTTGAAAAAAATGTTTTTTACAAATGAAAGACGATAG
- a CDS encoding zf-HC2 domain-containing protein, whose amino-acid sequence MKDDRDMGCEHAKDKLEDWLHNDLDKADRNNVERHLAECGNCREEFAADKQLWESLGKMKVPEPREEMRVSFYAMLDDFKAAEETSKPFSFQALLEKLREFLLPQWTIQVAFSLLLVGLGWVIGHKTSKNNVSATAYQAQIETLATQVEEMKSTMMLALIENPSATERLRAVGYTSDITHADEKVINALFTTLNNDANVNVRLVALEALTQFATDAVVREGLVKSLAVQDSPMVQVALADVMVKLQEKGSVKELRKLLDREGLNDLVKNKIEQTIKELS is encoded by the coding sequence ATGAAAGACGATAGGGACATGGGATGCGAACATGCAAAAGATAAACTGGAAGACTGGCTTCACAACGACCTGGATAAAGCCGACCGCAATAATGTGGAACGCCATCTGGCCGAATGTGGGAATTGCCGGGAAGAATTTGCGGCCGACAAGCAGCTTTGGGAAAGTCTGGGTAAAATGAAAGTGCCGGAACCGCGGGAAGAGATGCGGGTCAGCTTTTACGCCATGCTGGATGATTTTAAAGCCGCAGAGGAAACCAGCAAGCCATTTTCTTTCCAGGCTCTGCTTGAAAAACTCCGTGAGTTCCTGCTTCCACAATGGACTATCCAGGTTGCTTTTAGCCTTTTGCTGGTTGGATTAGGATGGGTAATAGGTCATAAAACAAGCAAAAACAATGTGTCCGCAACGGCCTACCAGGCACAAATCGAAACACTGGCGACGCAGGTGGAGGAGATGAAAAGCACCATGATGCTGGCGCTGATTGAAAATCCTTCTGCTACTGAAAGACTTCGTGCCGTGGGTTATACAAGCGACATTACGCACGCCGACGAGAAGGTGATTAATGCGCTTTTCACCACATTAAACAACGATGCCAACGTGAATGTGCGCCTCGTGGCTCTGGAAGCGCTGACGCAATTTGCTACGGACGCGGTGGTGAGGGAAGGTTTGGTTAAATCGCTTGCAGTCCAGGATTCTCCGATGGTGCAGGTTGCGTTGGCCGATGTGATGGTGAAATTACAGGAAAAAGGCTCTGTAAAAGAACTGCGCAAATTACTCGATAGAGAAGGGCTGAATGATCTGGTTAAGAACAAGATCGAGCAGACAATCAAGGAACTATCTTAA
- a CDS encoding DUF4097 family beta strand repeat-containing protein: protein MKYFAIPLLAGAVLCCTQAPAQKLEFKEHVSKEFNLTQSPTTNVLAIYNINGSIKVEGYDGDKVLVEIDKTITGKTSEILDKGRQEFKLNFDQKADSITAYISEPFDSRPNHGRRNWDGPKIEYDFELDFIVKVPYAMSIHVSTVNGGDVDVKDVTGTLGVSNVNGAITIENAKGAAIARTINGNVVANYVSLPPGESDFKTLNGDIKISYPSAFSADCQFKSFNGEFYTDFPNTESLPVKVIKNEENKPNKTVYKLSTETRIRIGKGGPTYKFETFNGNIYIKKQS, encoded by the coding sequence ATGAAATATTTTGCAATCCCCTTATTAGCGGGAGCGGTGCTTTGTTGTACCCAGGCTCCCGCACAAAAGCTTGAATTCAAGGAACATGTAAGCAAAGAGTTTAACCTGACGCAAAGCCCGACGACCAATGTCCTGGCCATTTACAACATCAATGGCTCAATAAAAGTGGAAGGTTACGACGGAGATAAGGTTCTAGTCGAAATTGATAAAACCATAACAGGCAAAACAAGTGAGATCCTGGACAAGGGCAGGCAGGAGTTTAAGCTTAATTTTGACCAGAAAGCGGACAGCATTACCGCCTACATTTCCGAACCGTTCGACTCGCGGCCCAATCATGGCAGAAGAAACTGGGATGGCCCAAAAATCGAATACGATTTTGAACTGGACTTCATTGTAAAAGTGCCGTACGCAATGAGCATACACGTTTCTACTGTGAACGGTGGCGATGTGGATGTGAAGGACGTTACAGGCACGTTAGGGGTCAGCAATGTGAACGGGGCCATTACCATTGAGAATGCAAAAGGCGCCGCAATTGCGCGGACCATTAACGGCAATGTGGTTGCCAATTACGTGTCGCTGCCTCCCGGAGAATCTGACTTTAAGACATTGAACGGAGATATCAAGATCAGTTACCCGTCAGCATTCTCGGCAGATTGCCAGTTTAAAAGCTTCAATGGCGAATTTTACACAGACTTTCCAAACACAGAATCGCTTCCGGTAAAGGTGATAAAAAATGAGGAGAATAAGCCGAATAAAACGGTTTACAAGCTCAGTACAGAAACCAGGATCCGCATCGGAAAAGGTGGCCCGACCTACAAGTTTGAAACTTTCAACGGGAATATTTATATTAAAAAACAATCATAA
- a CDS encoding DUF4097 family beta strand repeat-containing protein, with the protein MKTNQLLTLSIAALLACFASPTQAQTGAKEQLVVPLSDAGKPGSLQVNLINGTIRVTGYSGNQVVIDAVVKSPENDEKPKSEAAGGMKRISRNGGLELTATEEHNVVKLTTKMVNTTMLLEIKVPRKFGLKVGTINNGDIVIDNVSGEMEIQNVNGDITLTNISGSAVANTINGTLKANFKTIDTSSPMAFSTLNGNVDVTIPATAKFDVKLKSDRGEIYSDFDVDVDKSTPQATRSAKDGMYKVSIDDWVKGKINGGGSEIMMKNMNGNIYVRKAK; encoded by the coding sequence ATGAAAACCAACCAACTATTAACCCTCTCGATTGCCGCTTTACTAGCCTGTTTTGCCAGTCCTACCCAGGCGCAAACGGGCGCGAAAGAGCAGCTTGTCGTCCCGTTATCGGACGCTGGAAAACCGGGATCTTTGCAAGTCAATCTCATCAATGGGACCATCCGGGTGACGGGTTATTCGGGCAATCAGGTTGTGATCGACGCGGTTGTTAAGAGCCCCGAAAATGATGAAAAACCCAAGAGCGAAGCGGCTGGCGGCATGAAGCGGATCAGCCGGAACGGTGGCCTGGAACTAACGGCGACGGAGGAGCATAATGTTGTAAAACTGACTACCAAAATGGTCAACACAACAATGCTTCTGGAGATCAAGGTGCCTCGGAAATTCGGGCTGAAAGTAGGCACGATAAACAATGGCGACATCGTCATTGACAATGTTTCCGGGGAGATGGAAATCCAAAATGTGAATGGAGATATTACGCTCACCAACATCTCCGGCTCGGCTGTTGCGAACACCATTAACGGAACATTGAAAGCCAATTTCAAGACCATCGACACGTCCTCGCCCATGGCTTTTTCTACGCTCAATGGCAACGTGGATGTGACGATTCCGGCCACTGCCAAGTTCGACGTAAAACTGAAATCCGACCGCGGTGAAATTTACAGCGACTTCGACGTGGACGTGGATAAAAGCACTCCGCAGGCAACGCGGAGTGCCAAGGATGGCATGTACAAAGTGTCTATCGACGACTGGGTAAAAGGCAAGATCAATGGCGGTGGAAGCGAAATTATGATGAAGAATATGAATGGCAATATTTACGTCCGAAAAGCGAAGTAA
- a CDS encoding MarR family winged helix-turn-helix transcriptional regulator, whose product MSTIAQPLKLFLNLTTVQALITKRFDSKLSSHGVSLNEFLILFHLGEAPDEKMRRVDLAEKIGLTASGITRMLTPLEKLGMVKREANSRDARVSYVKLANAGKRVLTEATSTAEGLADQILAPVKTKKLDEISKMLLELGGTIE is encoded by the coding sequence ATGTCAACCATAGCGCAGCCCTTAAAATTGTTCCTGAACCTAACCACAGTTCAAGCCTTGATTACCAAGCGATTCGACTCCAAACTGAGTAGCCACGGCGTTAGTTTGAACGAATTTTTGATCCTGTTTCACCTCGGAGAAGCGCCGGACGAAAAGATGCGGCGTGTGGATTTAGCAGAAAAAATTGGCTTAACAGCCTCCGGAATCACCAGAATGCTGACACCTCTGGAGAAACTGGGCATGGTCAAGCGGGAGGCAAACAGCCGCGATGCGCGGGTGTCTTACGTGAAGCTGGCCAATGCCGGCAAGCGGGTTTTGACTGAGGCGACTTCAACAGCCGAAGGTTTGGCAGACCAGATTCTAGCGCCCGTCAAAACTAAAAAACTGGATGAGATCTCAAAAATGCTCCTGGAATTGGGCGGGACGATTGAATAG
- a CDS encoding chloride channel protein, with translation MNNSNIKRLLGFLKFRRNFIRYSLNKARSYEIVLFWLKSVLTRSQFLILSGILVGITCGLAGVILKSLVHYIHYVITYKVYFEQQVFFYILFPFLGIVVTTLVVIFVFKGQDKKGIPVILYEIAQNSSVVSSVKMYSQIVQSAITVGLGGSAGLESPIAVTGAAIGSNFAQTYKLDYRERTLLLAAGATAGIASAFNAPIAGMMFAFEILLTGVVFSDFIPLVVAAVCGSLISRILLQEDVLFQFKTRSPFDYHNIPFYLVLGVLCGLYARYFVLIAKYIDEFFHGLELTRIKKAMLGGAILSVLCVLYPPLFGEGYDTIKAITNGQIQSVIENSLFRFIGYREWVVVVFVALICLLKAFSASITIFSGGNGGNFAPSLFAGGSLGYVFALVCVQLGVTDVPINNLVIVGMAGVMSGVLYAPLTAIFLIAESTFGYDLFIPLMIVSVISFLMAKWFSPISPDLQKLAEQGKIFTREHDRNLLSLLHILDLIDKDVQTIHAHATREDLAELVRAGKRNMISVVDEEKKLLGTISLDDIRPLLFNPDLYDMLTVSNLMKVPSVVISDFDSVVSVIKKFDDTGAWNLPVVKTSGEFVGFISKSAILNSYRQLLRAHSG, from the coding sequence GTGAACAACAGCAACATTAAGCGATTACTCGGTTTTTTAAAGTTCAGAAGAAACTTCATCAGATACAGCCTTAACAAGGCACGCAGTTATGAAATTGTGCTTTTCTGGTTGAAAAGTGTGCTCACACGATCCCAGTTTTTGATCTTGTCGGGTATTTTGGTCGGCATCACATGCGGCCTTGCTGGCGTGATCCTTAAATCGCTCGTTCATTACATACATTATGTGATCACCTACAAGGTTTATTTTGAGCAGCAGGTTTTCTTTTACATTTTGTTTCCCTTTCTGGGGATTGTGGTCACGACGCTGGTTGTGATTTTTGTGTTTAAAGGCCAGGATAAAAAAGGCATTCCTGTCATTCTGTATGAAATCGCCCAAAATTCGAGTGTGGTTTCCTCTGTCAAAATGTACTCTCAGATCGTTCAAAGTGCAATCACCGTAGGGTTGGGAGGGTCGGCGGGTTTGGAGAGTCCTATCGCCGTAACAGGCGCCGCAATCGGTTCTAATTTTGCACAGACTTACAAGCTGGATTACCGCGAGCGCACCTTACTGCTCGCTGCGGGTGCAACGGCGGGAATTGCTTCTGCTTTTAATGCGCCCATAGCCGGGATGATGTTCGCGTTTGAAATCTTGCTCACCGGCGTCGTTTTTTCCGACTTCATTCCGCTTGTTGTGGCTGCGGTTTGCGGAAGTTTGATTTCAAGGATCCTGTTGCAGGAAGATGTGCTGTTCCAGTTCAAAACCCGCAGCCCGTTCGATTACCACAACATTCCTTTTTATCTTGTCCTGGGCGTTCTCTGCGGCCTTTATGCCAGGTATTTTGTTTTAATTGCCAAATACATCGACGAGTTCTTTCACGGGCTGGAACTCACCCGCATTAAAAAAGCGATGCTTGGAGGCGCAATCCTGTCGGTTTTGTGCGTGCTGTATCCGCCGCTATTTGGCGAGGGTTACGACACCATTAAGGCAATCACAAACGGGCAAATACAATCCGTTATCGAGAACAGCTTGTTCCGCTTCATTGGTTACCGCGAGTGGGTGGTTGTGGTCTTCGTTGCATTGATTTGTCTACTCAAAGCATTCTCCGCTTCGATCACCATTTTCAGTGGCGGTAACGGCGGAAATTTTGCACCCTCGCTCTTTGCAGGCGGCTCGCTCGGTTACGTGTTTGCGCTGGTTTGCGTGCAGCTCGGCGTGACGGATGTGCCCATTAATAACCTCGTGATTGTAGGCATGGCGGGTGTAATGAGCGGCGTTCTTTATGCGCCTTTGACCGCTATATTTCTGATCGCGGAATCCACCTTCGGCTACGACCTCTTTATTCCGTTGATGATCGTTTCCGTTATTTCTTTTTTGATGGCAAAATGGTTTTCCCCCATTTCTCCTGATCTGCAAAAACTCGCAGAACAGGGCAAAATTTTCACCCGCGAGCACGACCGCAATCTGCTCTCGTTGCTGCACATTCTCGACCTGATCGACAAGGATGTTCAGACCATTCATGCGCACGCAACACGGGAAGATCTGGCTGAGCTGGTCCGGGCCGGAAAGCGCAATATGATTTCCGTGGTGGACGAAGAGAAAAAGCTGCTCGGCACCATTTCCCTTGACGACATTCGTCCGTTACTTTTCAACCCGGACCTCTACGATATGCTGACCGTTTCAAACCTGATGAAAGTCCCGTCCGTCGTAATCAGTGACTTCGACAGCGTGGTCAGCGTCATCAAAAAATTCGACGACACAGGCGCATGGAACCTGCCCGTGGTGAAGACCTCCGGCGAGTTTGTCGGCTTCATTTCCAAGTCCGCAATCCTGAATAGTTACCGCCAGTTACTACGCGCGCATTCGGGATAA
- a CDS encoding response regulator, whose product MENTKILLLDDREENLISLKAILSRDDIEIYSTTSANEALRIVWENEIAVALVDVQMPGMDGFEFAETLLSNPKTKEILIVFVTAISKETTYAVRGLKTGAIDYLYKPLDPYITNAKVDSLIRLARSQKEIRDKNKLLENYATIILNSPDIIATVEPETGNIISVNPSVETILGASPNHLVGTTILDLLVDPLNSSLREVLVKKSYIGGETNVVEDRFFGRLRQPVWLELRIMYKNRLLFVNLHDVEKRKAHERALIDAQSQAEKARKVKEAFLANMSHEIRTPLNGIIGIGNLLSATQLDESQRDLLGMLRQSSGSLLNILNDILDISKIDEGKFSIIPTSTDLRALGKGIIDLMRFKADEKNLTLKLVTDNRLPDCVMVDGMRLNQILLNLIGNALKFTQAGHVTCKMELVSETQLGHKIKISVEDTGIGMSNEQLANIFSEYGQASESISHQYGGTGLGLTISQKLVRLMGSELEVNSKSNEGSQFFFTLILPDANEKSIEIKPSIAFQDLPPFEGKTVLVAEDNPINALLLKKYLKTWQLDTTMVLNGKEAVDALRERIFDLIILDTRMPEMDGFQAASFARKQLMVKTPILSLSATVLPEEVQQALESGMNDTLSKPFEPEKLHKKIAVLLGGDDRG is encoded by the coding sequence ATGGAAAACACAAAAATTCTGCTGCTGGACGACCGGGAAGAAAATCTGATTTCGTTAAAGGCGATTCTTAGCAGGGATGATATTGAAATATACTCCACAACTTCCGCGAATGAGGCACTACGCATTGTTTGGGAAAATGAAATTGCGGTAGCGCTGGTCGATGTGCAAATGCCCGGCATGGATGGTTTTGAATTTGCTGAAACATTATTATCCAATCCCAAGACAAAAGAGATACTCATCGTTTTTGTAACCGCTATTTCAAAAGAGACTACTTATGCCGTGCGGGGATTGAAGACGGGCGCAATTGATTATCTGTACAAACCGCTCGATCCATACATTACCAACGCAAAAGTTGATTCGCTGATCAGGCTCGCCCGAAGTCAGAAAGAGATCCGTGATAAAAATAAGCTGCTGGAAAATTACGCGACGATCATTCTTAATTCTCCCGACATTATCGCCACCGTTGAGCCGGAAACAGGCAATATTATTTCTGTAAACCCTTCTGTTGAAACGATCTTGGGTGCGTCTCCGAACCATTTGGTAGGAACAACGATCCTGGACCTGCTGGTGGACCCCCTAAATTCATCTCTACGCGAAGTTCTAGTTAAGAAAAGTTATATCGGAGGGGAAACAAATGTGGTGGAAGACCGGTTTTTTGGTCGTTTACGGCAGCCGGTGTGGCTGGAACTGCGTATTATGTACAAAAACAGACTGCTGTTTGTAAATCTGCATGATGTTGAGAAGAGAAAGGCGCATGAGCGGGCGTTGATCGATGCACAAAGCCAGGCTGAAAAGGCCAGAAAAGTGAAAGAGGCGTTTCTTGCCAACATGAGCCACGAAATCCGGACGCCGCTGAATGGCATCATCGGGATAGGTAACTTGCTGAGCGCTACGCAATTGGACGAATCTCAACGGGATCTGCTCGGCATGCTGCGGCAATCGTCCGGTTCGCTCCTGAACATTCTCAACGACATTCTGGATATTTCCAAAATTGACGAAGGCAAATTCTCAATTATCCCAACGTCCACTGACCTCCGTGCCCTGGGAAAAGGCATCATTGATCTCATGCGGTTCAAAGCGGATGAAAAAAATCTGACATTAAAATTGGTTACGGATAACCGGCTTCCCGACTGCGTAATGGTTGACGGCATGCGGCTGAACCAGATCTTGCTAAACCTGATTGGCAACGCCTTAAAGTTTACCCAGGCAGGCCATGTAACTTGCAAAATGGAACTGGTGTCAGAAACGCAATTAGGCCACAAAATCAAAATCAGCGTCGAAGACACGGGCATAGGGATGTCGAACGAGCAGCTGGCCAACATTTTCTCCGAATACGGACAAGCGTCCGAAAGTATATCGCATCAGTACGGCGGAACAGGCCTGGGGCTTACGATTTCTCAAAAACTCGTGCGGCTCATGGGAAGCGAACTGGAAGTGAACAGCAAATCCAACGAAGGCAGCCAATTCTTTTTTACGCTGATCCTGCCGGATGCGAATGAGAAAAGTATCGAGATAAAACCCTCGATCGCGTTTCAGGATCTGCCGCCGTTTGAAGGAAAGACCGTTCTTGTAGCCGAGGATAATCCCATCAATGCATTGCTTTTGAAAAAATATCTCAAGACCTGGCAATTGGACACAACCATGGTGCTAAATGGTAAAGAGGCCGTTGACGCATTAAGGGAAAGGATTTTTGACCTTATTATCCTGGACACCCGTATGCCGGAAATGGACGGTTTTCAGGCGGCCAGCTTTGCCCGCAAGCAGCTTATGGTCAAAACACCCATTCTTTCACTCTCAGCCACCGTATTGCCCGAAGAAGTGCAGCAAGCGCTGGAATCCGGCATGAACGATACATTATCCAAACCATTTGAACCCGAAAAACTGCATAAGAAGATCGCCGTTCTGCTGGGCGGGGATGACCGTGGCTGA
- a CDS encoding chemotaxis protein CheB, with translation MNSARDESLSLVLIGGSSGSFVIFEDIIKQLKNPISFAVIFVLHRGKYSSSVLPDLFKTKTDVNMSEPHHLDPITANSIYFALPDYHLLVGEDHRFYYDHTEPDFFSRPSIDATFISAALSGIPVKAAMLFSGSSQDGAEGLKLLAEKGFPTYVQDPESAEFPRMPQEALLKYHQHNLLEEDKFYKTIADLLS, from the coding sequence ATGAACAGTGCGAGGGATGAATCGCTAAGTCTTGTACTGATTGGCGGCTCGTCCGGAAGCTTTGTGATCTTTGAGGACATTATCAAGCAGTTGAAGAACCCGATTTCGTTTGCCGTCATTTTTGTATTGCACAGGGGAAAATACAGTTCATCGGTTCTGCCCGATTTATTTAAAACTAAAACCGACGTTAATATGAGCGAGCCGCATCATCTTGATCCGATCACCGCAAACAGCATTTATTTTGCATTGCCGGATTATCATTTGCTCGTCGGTGAGGACCACCGCTTTTATTACGACCATACAGAACCGGATTTTTTTTCCCGCCCGTCGATCGACGCCACTTTTATTTCGGCGGCGCTGTCCGGCATTCCCGTGAAAGCGGCAATGCTGTTTTCGGGTTCTAGCCAGGATGGTGCCGAAGGGCTGAAATTGTTAGCTGAGAAAGGGTTTCCTACCTATGTGCAAGACCCGGAATCTGCTGAATTTCCAAGAATGCCGCAGGAAGCTTTGTTAAAATACCATCAACATAACCTGTTAGAGGAGGATAAGTTTTACAAAACGATCGCCGACTTACTTTCATAG